From the genome of Thermoflexus hugenholtzii, one region includes:
- a CDS encoding BTAD domain-containing putative transcriptional regulator — MEASRAPAIFRIRPHLVQRVHEGLQQGTVWIAAPPGYGKSTLLRSLELHLPGSRYLGLMPSAIDPDCLREVLASLQGARIRLLDDVHLLADGPEALGVLQEAIARTPERWVVAGRWIPEPLGGGPFPQTWLTEAELAFSVDEVAAALGVDPGTAVQVHRRTRGWPMAIALLAQPDADRPLPERWPEARDRLFEELARSLIRTLPEPLRAFLFRTAIPLWFNGALAAALLEDRSDLLPQLPGLLQEVQRRRLFLESAGSPDRWRYHELFREFLLRHIPEPLPPLFTRAVAWFEKQGDLEMAIEHALAGGLDAEAVRLLRALPDAFIWDRGRRRTFRRWVMALPEPARREAPDLMLRLGKELHRGGYWEEGRALLREVLAWAEQRGDPALRDQASLMLASVLYIEGRFGESLAWSMQGLGQARSPALRMRLLKTAADACTGLGRLSEARRLYQEAMALAEALGDPHYPAFLRHNQAVGVEIPAGRFEAARALLSANAPYYTERPAQRITHQMGWALLAVETGAWAELEGILREIEALAHEVEEGQASNDFWFWWCRAMGAIGQKRWDAAAQALARAGDLAHGHPERMGALAQAQAWQARRQGRPEEALRIAEQALPRLEGAPLVRGLVALERDLAAWALGQAESHPAVGALIAARAGAAFPRLRALRALQAYAAGDPRWRRHLHAALRQIRREDWLSARDPELGTALWLLCLQEGIHEAEAIRALGRLRPLSELGALLRHPREGVRHAAAQALAAAGEEAAMPLLQDALRRERHAQVRQAIAAALEALESLPPPPLEIRLLGRFEVRRGGQLLPDSAWPRPAVARLLQYFALHRRQWLTRERILEDLWPKRDPEEAEEIFRRLFSWLHQVLEPAVRPKGPFRYFASAGESLRFDPQDVVKVDVEQMETEIRRALAARPMNRGTWAALAARLEEWPLLLPGVPYDAWLIPHQERWRSLRTEAAQALAEDALVLQEPVEAIRWAERAIEEAPWLEEGYQVLMRAWSRLGQRARALRVYEEAVETLRRELQVPPAPLTRWLAERLRRGEPI, encoded by the coding sequence ATGGAAGCGAGCAGAGCTCCCGCGATCTTCCGGATCCGCCCGCATCTCGTTCAGCGGGTTCACGAGGGGCTGCAACAGGGGACGGTGTGGATCGCCGCGCCGCCCGGCTACGGCAAGAGCACGCTCCTGCGCTCCCTGGAGCTCCATCTCCCCGGCAGCCGCTATCTGGGCCTCATGCCATCCGCCATCGACCCGGATTGCCTCCGGGAAGTCCTCGCGTCCCTTCAGGGAGCCCGCATCCGACTCCTGGACGACGTCCATCTCCTCGCCGATGGCCCGGAGGCGCTGGGCGTGTTGCAAGAGGCCATCGCCCGGACCCCGGAACGCTGGGTGGTTGCCGGGCGGTGGATCCCGGAGCCGCTGGGCGGAGGCCCGTTTCCGCAAACATGGCTGACGGAGGCGGAGCTGGCCTTCTCCGTCGACGAGGTGGCGGCGGCCCTCGGGGTGGACCCCGGGACGGCCGTCCAGGTGCATCGGCGGACCCGGGGCTGGCCCATGGCCATCGCCCTGCTCGCCCAGCCTGACGCCGACCGCCCTCTCCCGGAGCGGTGGCCGGAGGCTCGGGATCGGCTTTTCGAGGAGCTGGCCCGCTCGTTGATCCGAACCCTCCCCGAGCCGCTGCGCGCCTTCCTGTTCCGCACCGCGATCCCGCTGTGGTTCAACGGAGCCCTGGCCGCCGCCCTCCTGGAGGACCGTTCGGATCTCCTGCCCCAGCTGCCCGGCCTGTTGCAGGAGGTCCAGCGGCGCCGGCTGTTCCTGGAGTCCGCCGGATCCCCGGATCGCTGGCGCTACCACGAGCTGTTCCGGGAGTTCCTGCTCCGGCACATCCCGGAGCCGCTCCCGCCCCTTTTCACCCGCGCCGTCGCCTGGTTCGAGAAACAGGGCGACCTGGAGATGGCCATCGAGCACGCCCTGGCCGGCGGGCTGGACGCCGAAGCAGTCCGGCTGCTGCGGGCCCTGCCGGACGCCTTCATCTGGGATCGGGGGCGGCGGCGGACGTTCCGACGCTGGGTGATGGCCCTCCCGGAGCCCGCGCGTCGGGAGGCGCCGGATCTGATGCTCCGCCTGGGCAAGGAGCTCCATCGGGGCGGCTACTGGGAGGAAGGCCGCGCGCTCCTCCGGGAAGTGCTGGCCTGGGCGGAGCAACGGGGCGATCCGGCGTTGCGGGATCAGGCCTCGCTGATGCTGGCCTCCGTGCTCTACATCGAGGGCCGCTTTGGGGAAAGCCTGGCCTGGAGCATGCAGGGGCTGGGGCAGGCGCGCTCCCCGGCCCTGCGCATGCGGCTGCTCAAAACCGCCGCGGACGCCTGCACCGGCCTGGGCCGTCTGAGCGAAGCCCGGCGCCTCTATCAGGAGGCGATGGCCCTGGCGGAGGCGCTGGGAGATCCCCACTACCCGGCGTTCCTCCGCCACAATCAGGCGGTGGGCGTGGAGATCCCTGCCGGGCGCTTTGAGGCGGCGCGGGCACTGCTTTCCGCCAACGCTCCCTATTACACGGAGCGGCCCGCCCAGCGGATCACCCATCAGATGGGCTGGGCGCTGCTCGCGGTGGAGACCGGAGCCTGGGCCGAGCTGGAAGGAATCCTTCGGGAGATCGAGGCCCTGGCCCACGAGGTGGAGGAAGGACAGGCCAGCAACGATTTCTGGTTCTGGTGGTGCCGGGCGATGGGCGCCATCGGCCAGAAACGATGGGACGCCGCCGCTCAGGCCCTCGCCCGGGCCGGGGATCTGGCCCATGGGCATCCCGAGCGGATGGGAGCCCTCGCCCAGGCCCAGGCCTGGCAGGCCCGCCGGCAGGGCCGCCCGGAGGAAGCCCTCCGGATCGCGGAGCAGGCCCTGCCGCGCCTGGAAGGGGCCCCCCTCGTCCGAGGCCTGGTGGCCCTGGAGCGGGATCTGGCCGCCTGGGCGCTGGGGCAGGCGGAATCCCACCCGGCCGTGGGAGCTTTGATCGCCGCCCGGGCCGGCGCCGCTTTCCCCCGGTTGCGGGCCCTGCGGGCTCTCCAGGCTTACGCCGCCGGGGATCCCCGCTGGCGCCGCCACCTCCACGCCGCCCTTCGTCAGATCCGACGGGAGGACTGGCTCTCCGCCCGGGACCCGGAGCTGGGGACCGCCCTCTGGCTGCTCTGCCTGCAGGAGGGGATCCACGAGGCGGAGGCCATCCGAGCGCTGGGACGCCTGCGGCCTCTCTCCGAGCTCGGGGCCTTGCTCCGGCATCCCCGCGAGGGGGTTCGTCACGCTGCGGCCCAGGCCCTGGCCGCCGCCGGAGAGGAAGCCGCCATGCCGCTCCTGCAGGATGCCCTCCGCCGGGAGCGCCACGCCCAGGTCCGTCAGGCTATAGCCGCCGCCCTGGAGGCCCTGGAATCCCTCCCCCCGCCTCCCCTGGAGATCCGGCTTCTGGGCCGCTTCGAGGTCCGGCGCGGCGGGCAGCTCCTCCCGGACTCCGCCTGGCCCCGGCCGGCTGTCGCCCGCCTCCTGCAATACTTCGCCCTCCATCGACGTCAGTGGCTCACCCGGGAGCGCATCCTGGAGGACCTGTGGCCCAAGCGGGATCCCGAGGAGGCGGAGGAGATCTTCCGTCGGCTCTTCTCCTGGCTGCATCAGGTCCTGGAGCCGGCGGTGCGCCCCAAGGGCCCCTTCCGCTACTTCGCCAGCGCAGGGGAGAGCCTGCGTTTCGATCCGCAGGATGTGGTGAAAGTGGATGTGGAGCAGATGGAAACGGAGATCCGCCGGGCGCTGGCGGCGCGCCCGATGAATCGGGGGACCTGGGCGGCGCTGGCGGCGCGCCTGGAGGAATGGCCCCTGTTGCTGCCCGGGGTGCCGTATGACGCCTGGCTGATCCCCCACCAGGAACGCTGGCGATCGCTGCGCACCGAAGCCGCCCAGGCCCTGGCGGAGGACGCACTGGTCCTCCAGGAGCCCGTGGAGGCCATCCGCTGGGCGGAGCGCGCCATCGAGGAGGCCCCCTGGCTGGAGGAAGGCTACCAGGTCCTGATGCGGGCCTGGTCCCGCCTGGGGCAACGGGCCCGCGCCCTGCGCGTTTACGAGGAGGCGGTGGAAACCCTCCGTCGGGAGCTCCAGGTCCCTCCCGCCCCCCTCACCCGCTGGCTGGCCGAACGCCTCCGTCGGGGCGAGCCGATTTAA